The following proteins are encoded in a genomic region of Nonomuraea muscovyensis:
- a CDS encoding MerR family transcriptional regulator: MSSMLTIGRLADYAGVTIKAIRHYHERGLLTEPDRDSSGYRRYTAEDAITLVKIRTLADAGVPLARIRDLLDADPVTLSAAIAEIDHDLEDRIAQLSRTRDQLAQLRGGDRLFVSLEVADHLDDLRDLGVSERAIQVERDGWILMQTASPEDASLWIAEKREFMTDPEFRALYLDHDAAYDWSPDDPRLLGLADRTRNWFTHHPSRSETRPVHNPAIARLAAQSQPGASSPAWDRLAQLMTG; encoded by the coding sequence ATGTCCAGCATGCTCACGATCGGCCGGCTCGCGGACTACGCCGGAGTGACCATCAAGGCCATCCGCCACTATCACGAGCGCGGACTGCTCACCGAACCCGACCGCGACTCCTCCGGCTACCGGCGTTACACCGCCGAAGACGCCATCACCCTCGTCAAGATCAGGACCCTGGCCGATGCGGGCGTGCCGCTGGCCCGCATCAGGGACCTTCTCGACGCCGACCCGGTGACGCTCTCGGCGGCCATCGCCGAGATCGATCACGACCTTGAGGACCGCATCGCGCAGCTGAGCCGAACCCGCGACCAGCTCGCCCAACTGCGCGGCGGCGACCGGCTCTTCGTCTCCCTCGAGGTCGCCGACCATCTCGACGACCTGCGCGACCTCGGCGTCAGCGAGCGCGCGATCCAGGTGGAACGTGACGGCTGGATCCTCATGCAGACAGCCTCACCCGAGGACGCCTCCCTGTGGATCGCCGAGAAACGCGAGTTCATGACCGATCCCGAGTTCCGCGCCCTCTACCTTGACCATGACGCCGCTTACGACTGGTCGCCGGACGATCCCCGCCTCCTCGGACTCGCGGACCGTACCCGGAACTGGTTCACCCATCACCCCAGCCGCTCCGAGACCCGCCCCGTCCACAACCCGGCCATCGCCCGGTTGGCCGCGCAGTCCCAGCCCGGAGCCTCATCCCCAGCTTGGGACCGCCTGGCCCAACTCATGACAGGCTAG
- a CDS encoding ATP-binding protein, with amino-acid sequence MVAEQLTPNLPAETGEIIGRKREIGAIKSLLSTTRLLTLTGPAGVGKTRLATHVAAHVQRDFPDGVWLVELASLQDEQLLAVAVAEALGLQEEMPQPSTESMIDYLRTKQMLLVLDNCEHLVDACALLASTLLSAAPKVRLLATSREALGVPDETPFIVPPLSFPGPDDQVTRSDVLRYDALALLAERAKNIAPEVDITSQPVAAARLCRLLDGIPLAIELAAVWLRVLSLDQIINRLGHRLHFLTRGYRTALPRHQTLRAAVEWSFELCSAQEQIMWERLSVFAGGFDLPAAEEVCSAAPLTREDVLPLLAALTEKSIVTRETCGTRPRYRILETLRQYGQDRLNKSEATPATQRRHAEYYQGLAERNRAGWFGSNQVECFTTVVPEMPNLRAALDHCLGEDLRTEEAIRIFTSLEGYWSFFGGPSEARHWIDRLLQCRQITGQERFSVLTVGTFFALMQGRIDTARPLLEECRLLADGCDRQGPKAITRFLSGRLTLMEGDYQDAVGLLERALDWYEHNTGEITEDGVLRDAFLPAFYLALSAIFAGDPRAGSWVARCREIAEAAGSPGEIALATWAAGIGCWAAGDLTQAASLFRSSLRLERSAGYRYSPAWFVETLAWVAAAQGRDVPAARLIGAADMMRRLLEVSLAGFRPYDDAHRATESLLRARLGEKDYRKAVDEGASLDFNEAIGYALQEPPEPGSAPLAAPAPALSQPVLTPREVQVAALVAEGMRNRDIAARLVISQRTAEGHVKHILDKLGFTSRAQIAAWYVNRFTPSPEG; translated from the coding sequence TTGGTAGCCGAGCAGCTCACTCCTAACCTGCCTGCCGAGACAGGCGAGATCATCGGTCGCAAGCGTGAGATCGGCGCGATCAAGAGCCTCCTGTCCACCACCCGGTTGCTGACCCTGACGGGCCCGGCCGGCGTGGGCAAGACGCGCCTGGCGACTCATGTGGCAGCCCACGTGCAGCGGGACTTCCCCGACGGGGTGTGGCTGGTCGAGCTGGCCTCTCTGCAGGACGAGCAGTTGCTCGCGGTGGCCGTCGCGGAGGCCCTGGGGCTGCAGGAGGAGATGCCCCAGCCGTCGACCGAGAGCATGATCGACTACCTGCGGACCAAGCAGATGCTCCTGGTGCTGGACAACTGCGAACATCTGGTGGACGCCTGCGCTCTGCTGGCCTCCACCCTGCTCAGTGCGGCACCCAAGGTGCGCCTGCTGGCCACCAGCCGCGAGGCGCTGGGAGTGCCGGACGAGACGCCCTTCATCGTGCCGCCGCTGTCCTTCCCCGGCCCTGACGACCAGGTCACCAGGAGCGACGTCCTGCGTTACGACGCCCTGGCGCTGCTGGCGGAGCGCGCGAAGAACATCGCGCCGGAGGTCGATATCACCTCGCAGCCTGTGGCGGCGGCGCGGTTGTGCCGTCTGCTCGACGGCATTCCGCTGGCGATCGAGCTTGCAGCGGTGTGGTTGCGAGTCCTGTCGCTGGATCAGATCATCAACAGGCTCGGCCACCGCCTGCACTTCCTGACACGGGGCTACCGCACCGCCCTGCCGCGCCACCAGACGCTGCGCGCGGCGGTCGAGTGGAGCTTCGAACTGTGCTCTGCCCAGGAACAGATCATGTGGGAACGCCTGTCGGTGTTCGCCGGCGGCTTCGACCTGCCAGCGGCGGAGGAGGTCTGCTCGGCCGCGCCGCTCACGCGCGAGGACGTCTTGCCTCTGCTGGCCGCGCTGACCGAGAAGTCGATCGTGACCAGGGAGACCTGCGGCACCCGCCCCCGCTACCGGATCCTGGAGACCCTGCGACAGTACGGTCAGGACCGGCTGAACAAGAGCGAGGCGACACCGGCGACACAACGCCGGCACGCCGAGTACTACCAGGGCCTGGCCGAACGCAACAGGGCCGGCTGGTTCGGCTCGAACCAGGTGGAGTGCTTCACCACGGTCGTCCCCGAGATGCCCAACCTGCGGGCCGCGCTGGATCACTGCCTGGGTGAGGACCTCCGCACCGAGGAGGCGATACGGATCTTCACGTCGCTGGAGGGGTACTGGAGCTTCTTCGGCGGTCCATCCGAAGCCCGCCATTGGATCGACCGGCTACTCCAATGCCGGCAGATAACCGGGCAGGAACGCTTCAGCGTGCTGACCGTGGGCACGTTCTTCGCTCTCATGCAGGGCAGGATCGACACCGCGCGGCCGCTGCTCGAGGAGTGCCGGCTGCTGGCCGACGGCTGCGATCGCCAGGGGCCGAAGGCGATAACGAGGTTTCTGTCCGGACGGCTGACTCTGATGGAGGGTGATTACCAGGACGCGGTCGGCCTGCTCGAACGGGCCCTGGACTGGTACGAGCACAACACGGGCGAGATCACTGAGGACGGGGTCCTGCGTGATGCGTTCCTCCCGGCGTTCTACCTGGCCCTGTCCGCGATCTTCGCCGGCGATCCTCGCGCCGGGTCCTGGGTGGCGCGCTGCCGCGAGATCGCCGAAGCGGCGGGCTCGCCCGGCGAGATCGCGCTGGCGACGTGGGCTGCGGGCATCGGGTGCTGGGCCGCCGGAGACCTGACCCAGGCCGCCTCCTTGTTCCGGTCCAGCCTGCGTCTCGAACGGTCGGCAGGCTACCGCTACAGCCCGGCGTGGTTCGTGGAGACGCTTGCCTGGGTCGCCGCCGCGCAGGGGCGCGACGTGCCCGCCGCGCGCCTGATCGGCGCCGCCGACATGATGCGACGCCTGCTTGAGGTGTCGCTGGCAGGCTTTCGCCCTTACGACGACGCCCACCGTGCCACAGAGTCGTTGCTACGCGCCCGTCTCGGCGAGAAGGATTACCGCAAGGCTGTCGACGAGGGCGCGAGCCTGGACTTCAACGAGGCCATCGGTTATGCCTTGCAGGAGCCACCCGAGCCCGGGTCGGCGCCCCTCGCCGCACCGGCGCCCGCGCTGTCGCAGCCGGTGCTGACCCCGCGGGAAGTCCAGGTGGCCGCTCTCGTCGCTGAAGGCATGCGCAACAGGGACATCGCGGCCCGACTGGTCATCTCCCAGCGCACGGCCGAGGGCCATGTGAAGCACATCCTGGACAAGCTCGGATTCACTTCACGCGCCCAGATCGCCGCCTGGTACGTCAACCGGTTCACCCCGTCTCCGGAGGGGTGA
- a CDS encoding PadR family transcriptional regulator — MAHVILGLLLIAPQSFYDLIKGFEAGVALFYSASSGSIKRALDTLLARGLIEVASIEAGGRGRKVYRLTDAGREEFRAWMTGELAGPDLETAALSRLYFLGLLEPVERAPVLRRITARIETDLAALAALDRHLDTVDIPDEHRDLATFQRATLDYGIASHRFALDWFRDHIDRHETPNH; from the coding sequence ATGGCCCATGTGATCCTCGGTCTGCTCCTGATCGCCCCGCAGAGCTTCTACGACCTCATCAAAGGATTCGAGGCTGGCGTCGCACTCTTCTACAGCGCCAGCTCCGGCAGCATCAAACGCGCGCTGGACACCCTGCTCGCGCGGGGGCTCATCGAGGTCGCCAGCATCGAAGCCGGAGGCCGGGGGCGGAAGGTGTACCGCCTGACCGACGCCGGTCGTGAGGAGTTCCGCGCGTGGATGACAGGGGAACTGGCCGGGCCCGATCTGGAGACCGCGGCGCTGTCCAGGCTCTACTTCCTCGGCCTGCTGGAGCCGGTCGAGCGCGCGCCGGTGCTCCGCCGCATCACGGCGCGCATCGAGACCGACCTCGCCGCGCTCGCGGCCCTCGACAGGCACCTCGATACCGTGGACATCCCCGACGAGCACCGCGACCTCGCCACCTTTCAGCGCGCGACGCTCGACTACGGCATCGCCTCACACCGCTTCGCGCTCGACTGGTTCCGCGATCACATCGACCGGCACGAGACGCCGAACCACTGA
- a CDS encoding serine hydrolase domain-containing protein has product MTSPLATIPAHDNHASDVVDARLTGLLENLVAKRGIHHANLAVTSGDGKLRWSAASGPAGADDHPLRPDTPFFIASITKRFIITLVLQAHERGELELAAPINSYLPAEVITGLHVLGGIDRTSAITVRHLASHTSGLPDHFEKRREGPGGFERLAAGQDLAWTFEDTMRTTREQQRPHFEPQDLTAARQKARYSDTGFQLLIRIVETVTDRSFADLLTERILGPLGLTHTWLPGHRPPDPATAAPSPLYARQRRVELTSMIESSNDLFSTTGDLLTFQRALLGGELFSDARSLELLTERRNRLRNIPILRYGLGTMFFKVGRLMAPGRRPVTLVGHSGATGTWLFHCPELDLHVVGTVDQTKGQAIPFRFMARLLGYWRT; this is encoded by the coding sequence GTGACATCGCCGCTCGCCACGATCCCTGCTCACGACAATCACGCTTCCGACGTCGTCGACGCGCGGCTGACGGGCCTGCTGGAAAATCTCGTCGCGAAACGCGGCATACACCACGCCAACCTCGCCGTCACAAGTGGCGACGGGAAACTGCGCTGGTCCGCCGCCTCCGGCCCTGCCGGAGCCGACGATCACCCACTGCGTCCCGACACCCCGTTCTTCATCGCGAGCATCACCAAGCGTTTCATCATCACGCTGGTGCTGCAGGCGCACGAGCGCGGCGAGCTCGAACTGGCCGCGCCGATCAACAGCTATCTGCCGGCGGAGGTGATCACTGGACTCCATGTCCTCGGGGGGATCGACCGGACGTCCGCCATCACGGTGCGCCACCTCGCGAGTCACACGTCCGGTCTGCCCGACCACTTCGAGAAGCGTCGTGAAGGCCCCGGCGGGTTCGAGCGCCTCGCCGCCGGTCAGGATCTGGCCTGGACCTTCGAGGACACGATGCGGACCACGCGTGAGCAGCAGCGCCCGCACTTCGAGCCGCAGGACCTCACCGCCGCCCGGCAGAAGGCCCGCTACTCCGACACCGGCTTCCAACTGCTCATCCGCATCGTGGAGACGGTGACCGATCGGTCGTTCGCCGATCTGCTGACCGAACGGATCCTCGGTCCGCTCGGCCTGACGCACACCTGGCTCCCGGGACATCGCCCGCCGGATCCGGCGACCGCGGCGCCCTCACCGCTCTACGCGAGACAGCGCCGCGTGGAGCTGACCTCGATGATCGAGTCCAGTAACGACCTGTTCAGCACCACCGGCGATCTCCTCACCTTTCAGCGGGCGCTGCTTGGCGGCGAACTCTTCAGTGACGCCCGCTCACTCGAACTGCTCACCGAGCGGCGTAACCGGCTGCGCAACATCCCCATCCTGCGGTACGGACTGGGCACCATGTTCTTCAAGGTCGGTCGGCTCATGGCGCCGGGGCGCCGTCCCGTCACGCTCGTCGGCCACTCGGGAGCCACCGGGACGTGGCTCTTCCACTGTCCGGAGCTCGACCTGCACGTGGTCGGCACCGTTGACCAGACCAAGGGGCAGGCCATCCCCTTCCGGTTCATGGCGCGTCTCCTGGGCTACTGGCGAACGTGA
- a CDS encoding MarR family winged helix-turn-helix transcriptional regulator: protein MAHPHAPDPTRQSLWHPLRVLQASMDADIARIYSDAQIDGLKPSFVLELLHLHACGPMTITELAESVNRTHSALSQKVAAMRTAGWVQTVTGEDARTKKVTLTDDARRVIGRLAAEWRATEAAIADLEAEIPYPLSRVVTDIEQALERKSFHDRIADKLAADPAWD, encoded by the coding sequence GTGGCCCACCCTCACGCACCCGATCCCACCCGGCAGAGCCTCTGGCACCCCCTGCGCGTCCTCCAGGCGTCCATGGACGCCGACATCGCCCGGATCTACTCCGACGCCCAGATCGACGGGCTCAAGCCCAGCTTCGTGCTGGAACTGCTCCACCTCCACGCCTGCGGACCCATGACCATCACCGAGCTCGCCGAGTCGGTCAACCGCACGCACTCGGCACTCAGCCAGAAGGTCGCCGCGATGCGCACCGCCGGCTGGGTGCAGACCGTCACGGGCGAAGACGCGCGCACCAAGAAGGTGACCCTCACCGACGACGCCCGCCGCGTCATCGGCCGCCTCGCGGCGGAATGGCGCGCCACCGAGGCCGCCATCGCCGACCTGGAGGCCGAGATCCCCTACCCGCTCTCCCGCGTCGTCACCGACATCGAACAGGCCCTGGAACGCAAGAGCTTCCACGACCGCATCGCCGACAAACTGGCGGCCGACCCCGCATGGGACTGA
- a CDS encoding serine hydrolase domain-containing protein, whose translation MSKSTTWDMQGSWDAKGGWATQGRCDEHGAAPRGLASAGLDRMRHVLARSVESGAVPGLVALVGRGADTHVEVMGTLRAGGGEPVRRDTLFRMASATKPVTAAAAMILVEECRLRLDDPVDPWLPELADRKVLARIDAPLEETVPAHRPITLRDLLTFTFGFGAVLAPPDAYPIQVAIRELGLDTTAPEFGPDEWIRRLGELPLMRQPGELWQYHTGSDVLGVLIARVAGQSFEAFLRERIFEPLGMKDTGFHVPEDRIHRLPVSYAHDPATGELTVWDEAAGGKYSRPPVFAAGGDGLVSTADDYHAFYRMLLNKGTLGGERVLSRASVELMTTDQLTPGQKTEKDAFGDHFGRHGGYGFGMAVRTHRRDLASPGQFGWDGGLGTSAYADPAEDLVGILLTQTAQDSPDTPGLIKDFWTTAYQATV comes from the coding sequence ATGTCGAAGAGCACCACCTGGGACATGCAGGGCAGTTGGGACGCCAAGGGGGGCTGGGCCACCCAGGGGAGATGCGACGAGCACGGCGCGGCCCCCCGCGGCCTCGCCTCCGCCGGGCTGGACAGGATGCGCCACGTGCTGGCCCGGTCCGTCGAGTCCGGTGCGGTCCCCGGCCTGGTCGCCCTCGTCGGCCGCGGCGCGGACACGCATGTCGAGGTCATGGGCACCCTGCGCGCCGGCGGCGGCGAGCCCGTGCGCAGGGACACCCTCTTCCGCATGGCTTCCGCCACCAAGCCCGTCACGGCCGCCGCCGCGATGATCCTCGTCGAGGAGTGCCGGCTGCGGCTGGACGACCCGGTCGACCCGTGGCTGCCCGAACTGGCCGACCGCAAGGTGCTGGCGCGCATCGACGCCCCACTGGAGGAGACCGTGCCGGCGCACCGGCCGATCACCCTGCGCGACCTGCTGACCTTCACCTTCGGCTTCGGGGCCGTGCTCGCCCCGCCGGACGCGTACCCCATCCAGGTCGCCATCCGCGAGCTGGGGCTCGACACCACAGCGCCGGAGTTCGGGCCCGACGAGTGGATCAGGCGGCTCGGCGAGCTGCCGCTGATGCGCCAGCCCGGCGAGCTGTGGCAGTACCACACCGGCTCCGACGTGCTCGGCGTGCTCATCGCCCGGGTGGCGGGGCAGTCGTTCGAGGCGTTCCTGCGCGAGCGGATCTTCGAACCGCTCGGCATGAAGGACACCGGCTTCCACGTGCCCGAGGACCGGATCCACCGGCTGCCCGTCAGCTACGCCCACGACCCCGCGACCGGCGAGCTGACGGTGTGGGACGAGGCCGCCGGCGGCAAGTACAGCCGGCCGCCGGTGTTCGCGGCCGGCGGCGACGGCCTGGTCTCGACCGCCGACGACTACCACGCCTTCTACCGGATGCTGCTGAACAAGGGCACCCTCGGCGGCGAGCGCGTCCTGTCACGGGCCTCGGTGGAGCTGATGACGACCGACCAGCTCACACCCGGGCAGAAGACGGAGAAGGACGCCTTCGGCGACCACTTCGGCCGGCACGGCGGCTACGGCTTCGGCATGGCCGTCCGCACCCACCGTCGCGACCTGGCCTCCCCGGGGCAGTTCGGCTGGGACGGCGGCCTGGGCACGAGCGCGTACGCCGACCCGGCCGAGGACCTCGTCGGCATCCTGCTCACCCAGACCGCGCAGGACTCCCCGGACACGCCGGGGCTCATCAAGGACTTCTGGACGACGGCCTACCAGGCCACAGTCTGA
- a CDS encoding XRE family transcriptional regulator, protein MPPAPADHLVQVRAEHFRQCHLSPSTLSRIETGHRRIALDQLVPIARALDTTLDQLVESADDDDVVIRPQPCHTPGLTSWLLSRERALHGVTVAKMRITPDRPAGADDLKVHPGRDWFTVLSGTARLHLGERTIMVQAGDSAEFSTMVPHSIGAQDGPVEILTILDHDGERAHLHAPHS, encoded by the coding sequence GTGCCGCCCGCACCAGCCGATCACCTCGTCCAGGTACGGGCCGAGCACTTCCGCCAGTGCCACCTCAGCCCGTCCACCCTGAGCCGCATCGAGACCGGGCACCGCAGGATCGCCCTCGACCAGTTGGTCCCCATCGCCCGCGCCCTCGACACCACGCTCGACCAGCTCGTCGAGTCCGCCGATGACGACGACGTGGTGATCCGGCCGCAGCCCTGTCACACGCCCGGGCTGACGAGCTGGCTCCTGTCGCGCGAACGCGCCCTGCACGGCGTGACCGTGGCGAAGATGCGCATCACCCCCGACCGGCCGGCCGGGGCGGACGACCTGAAGGTGCACCCCGGCCGCGATTGGTTCACCGTGCTGTCCGGCACGGCCCGCCTGCACCTGGGCGAGCGGACCATCATGGTCCAGGCGGGCGACTCGGCCGAGTTCTCGACCATGGTCCCGCACTCCATCGGCGCCCAGGACGGGCCCGTGGAGATCCTCACCATCCTCGACCACGACGGCGAACGCGCCCACCTGCACGCCCCGCACTCCTGA